Proteins from one Esox lucius isolate fEsoLuc1 chromosome 19, fEsoLuc1.pri, whole genome shotgun sequence genomic window:
- the lrrc29 gene encoding F-box/LRR-repeat protein 2, whose amino-acid sequence METPELPLEIITYILGFLKASDRKEASLVCRSWYVASQDHQFQRNLTFKFPASMSSLDLIRGLSRHSRCSLVISHLDGSSVGRAVLQEIGRCLGPQLESLALPGSSVTESSLLALLPQLTALRRLDLRGLDSLFMSGAFLSKEDQRHQVRLALSGLEELDLSDLRYLSDLTFNRLTGCTPRLRRLSLAGCHIAFEFDPYRGCPVGPDSSALLSLRNLRRLLQEQASTMRGLDLSRTSITPESLRSLAQVEGLFLEELCLRGCKELTDSSVEVLCKYQPGLQILDLSACTELSSRAVLAVATGLRGLRCVSLSRDWRVTDKGLADLMGLPELRTLDVSECLHVSGAEVVKGLSAPEPRARLETLSFKSCTYIQDLAMFSLAQLLGSSLRVLDLTSCIYLTDLSVRAIATYLPGLVVLRLGRCKEITDWGLLGMVEPTKEFEPSNHMEDKGPSFTRTFGNMGFFRPPSMPFQEKPRLVTEEDLGVFREQEGASLLALRSLQELDLSGCSKLTDSSITQVLRYPELQCLSLCMLPEISDESLASVAFHCRSLTSLALSHCPQISDQGIACAAPYLTRLQHLHLSCCDAVTDRSLYLLIQYCKRLRTLDISMCKDISMTTVDLLQSQLPFLENVHCRFVGGVDPSHVL is encoded by the exons ATGGAGACGCCAGAGTTACCGCTTGAG ATCATCACCTACATTCTGGGTTTTCTCAAAGCCTCAGACCGAAAGGAAGCCTCGCTGGTCTGCAGGAGCTGGTATGTTGCCAGCCAAGACCACCAATTCCAG AGAAATCTCACCTTCAAGTTTCCGGCCTCCATGTCCTCCCTGGATCTGATCCGGGGACTGAGTAGGCATTCTCGCTGCAGCCTGGTCATAAGCCACCTGGATGGCTCCAGCGTGGGCCGGGCCGTGCTGCAGGAGATAGGGCGTTGCCTGGGCCCTCAGCTGGAGAGCCTCGCCCTACCAGGAAGCAGTGTGACCGAGTCCTCTCTCCTTGCTTTGCTGCCCCAGCTGACAGCCCTGCGCAGGCTTGACCTCCGTGGCCTGGACAGCCTCTTCATGTCTGGAGCCTTCCTGTCCAAGGAGGATCAACGTCATCAG GTGAGGTTGGCTTTATCAGGTCTTGAAGAGCTGGACCTCTCCGACCTGCGGTACCTATCAGACCTCACCTTCAATCGTCTCACAGGTTGCACTCCCAGACTACGGCGTCTGTCCCTGGCTGGCTGCCACATCGCCTTCGAGTTTGACCCGTACCGCGGCTGCCCAGTGGGGCCCGACTCCTCCGCCCTGCTCTCCCTGCGGAACCTCCGCAGGCTGCTGCAGGAGCAGGCCTCCACAATGCGTGGACTGGACCTGAGCAGAACCAGCATCACCCCGGAGTCACTGCGCTCGCTGGCCCAGGTGGAGGGCCTGTTTCTTGAGGAGCTTTGCCTGCGGGGCTGCAAGGAGCTGACGGACTCCTCTGTGGAGGTGCTGTGTAAATACCAGCCTGGCCTCCAGATCCTGGACCTCAGTGCCTGCACGGAGCTCTCCAGTCGAGCGGTGCTAGCTGTGGCCACGGGGCTGAGGGGCCTCCGGTGTGTCTCCCTGTCCCGGGACTGGAGGGTGACGGATAAAGGCCTGGCTGACCTGATGGGGCTGCCGGAGCTGAGGACCCTGGATGTGTCGGAGTGCCTTCACGTCAGTGGGGCTGAGGTGGTGAAAGGGCTCTCTGCCCCGGAGCCCAGAGCACGGCTGGAGACCCTCAGCTTCAAGAGCTGCACCTACATCCAG GACCTGGCTATGTTCTCTCTAGCTCAGCTGCTGGGCTCCAGTTTACGGGTGCTGGACCTGACGTCCTGCATCTACCTGACAGACCTGAGCGTGCGTGCCATCGCTACCTACCTGCCTGGGCTGGTGGTGCTGCGACTGGGCCGGTGCAAGGAGATAACAGACTGGGGCCTGCTGGGCATGGTGGAGCCCACCAAGGAGTTTGAGCCCAGCAACCACATG GAGGACAAGGGGCCCAGCTTCACCCGGACCTTTGGAAACATGGGTTTCTTCCGGCCTCCCAGCATGCCCTTCCAGGAGAAGCCTCGGCTGGTGACGGAAGAGGACCTGGGGGTGTTTCGGGAGCAGGAGGGGGCCTCACTGCTGGCCCTCCGGAGCCTCCAGGAGCTCGACCTGTCTGGCTGCTCCAAACTCACCGACAGCAGCATCACACAG GTGCTGCGTTATCCGGAGCTGcagtgcctgtctctctgcatgCTGCCGGAGATCAGTGACGAAAGCCTGGCGTCGGTGGCCTTTCACTGCCGGAGCCTCACCAGCCTGGCTCTCAGCCACTGCCCCCAGATCAGCGACCAGGGCATCGCCTGCGCCGCCCCCTACCTCACCAGGCTGCAACACCTCCACCTGTCCTGCTGCGACGCAGTCACAGatag GTCTCTCTACCTGCTCATCCAATACTGTAAGAGGCTGCGTACGCTGGACATCTCCATGTGCAAAGACATCTCCATGACAACAGTGGATCTCCTCCAATCCCAGCTGCCCTTCCTAGAGAACGTCCACTGCCGCTTTGTGGGTGGAGTCGACCCAAGCCACGTCCTCTGA